In the genome of Mytilus edulis chromosome 14, xbMytEdul2.2, whole genome shotgun sequence, the window cagtctTGATTTTATTATCTCTACTAATCCAAACATTGTTTTCGACTTGACGTCAGTCATCAGTAAGCATTCAAATTCAAACtctgatttttttcgaaaaactaaggattttcttatccctagaatagattaccttagtcgtatttggtacaacattttggaattttgggttctcaatgctcttcaactcagtacttgtttggctttctacaTAGATCCTATCTTCTTGGCAACATTTTCATcttcaattaaattaaaaaaaagtaatgctTCTAACGCTTGATAGACCACGCCGCGATTTAAGGACCATAAACGACCTAAACCTCAAACCGTGTAGAAAGTATTAATCTAGAACTCATTTCATGAATAAACGTTTTTATAATTTTCGGGTTTTTGCGTTGTTTTccaagttgttgttttttaagtcTACTATTATGAATATAATGTAACACTTCGCTTGTGAACgacgttttattttataaaaaaaaacaaacaaagaaagaGTCTCTTTTAGAAAACGAAATCGAGAGACAAAATGATGTGTcggtaatattaaaaaaaaaaacaacacaaggGACATCAATAcccaaataaacgaaaaaaaagaaaagggcaACGCGAACctgattttgttttacattcaaCTAGTAAGAAATGAAATCCAACAAGAAACAATTAACTTATTGGACAGGACATTTGgaaatataatatacataaaactTGCCATGATTAGgttatatatctatatctatatcatCTTTGTAATATACCCTTAGTATATCCGAATACCAATTGGATTTTGAACTAAAATTTGATACATCACTATCATTAATAACGACACCACTTTCttcattttttatgcatttagAATATACTGTCAtcgtctttttcaattttgaataacgaaacGCATGGAAATGTATTCATTGAAATATTTAGAGTAGTCCTTGTAGCAGAACATGTTGAAAATGTTTACCTTCAGCTGTACTTatttttgtctattgtttaagtTCAGCTAATATTTAAAGGGATTAACATGTAGGATAACTTTTTATGTAAAGAAAATTTCTTCTCATTATAATTTTCacacttgttaaaaaaaatgttaacatcaaaattaaaaaaaagtaacatttaTCATTCAGAAGAAAATCCATGTCGACTAACAAACAGTCGCACTCGAATAAAGTTGCATTTATCACCCAGAAGAAAATCCATATCGACTAACAAATAGTCGCACTCGAATAAAGTAACATTCATCATCCAGAAGAAAATCCATGTCGACTAACTCGACAGTCGCACTCGAATAAAGTAACATTCATTCATCAGATGTAACACCAAACTCTTAGATGGAGACGAACACCATTAGAAGTAACACCAAAGACATGCACCATTGTatctgtaacattttgaataaaatttccaATCGTCTTCTTGTTTCTTTGGGATATGTTTTACAACTCCAGGGCTTAGTGCTACTAGTTCACAGCTGAAACcaataaattaaatcaaaaattAATATAATCTTGAGGTAGTATTTGCTTTTACAGAATTGAGCTTAaagtggtaccaaacaccttgactataATAAATTCTGCTCGTTTTATGTTCATAAACTTTTTACAAATCATTATCCTCCAGGGTATCACCAGTCTAGTAGTTAACACTTCTATGTTtggcatgaattatcatttatatggttaagattacaaattaactgtttacaaaactttgatattttatatcataAGGCCTGTCTACCTCAAGAGCAAattgccttagctgtatttggcaaaaagtttaggaatttgtggtcctcaatgctctttaacaatattatttggcctttttatcttgACTTAGTttggagcgtcactgacgagtcttttgttgACAAACACGTGTCTGGTGctgatacaaaatttcaattttggtttctacatgtatgatgagtttatttgctttgactttttaaaacaaacatcaaaatgtcaaaaaaaataaGCCACACACTTTATcagaaatatttcatttgatatatagcagtttaacaaacaAATCTTTACGGTGAGAAGCTTAAAATATTCCTTATATATGTATGGTTGGTATTTGTTATCTCGAAGTTGTCTagaaatacaattgagaatgtaaatggggaatatttcaaCGATATAACAATCCAGGAAAAGAGCCGACAATAAATGAAGTCCAAAATGGGTCTTGAACGCAGCGATAAATCCCGCACCGAAGGTGGTTCTCTGTTGGCCCCAAAACATAATTGTGCACTAGCTCAGGGAAAATGGGCGTTACATTAAACTCCAAAtcaaataaatgaactaaaattaaaaaccatacaaAAAAAAGCACGTTCACCAGGGccggatccagtcatttttaaaGGGGTTCCAACCCAGGATACAGGAGAAGTTCCAACCAATTGTCttcattcaaaagcattgatcgtaaaaaacAAATGGGATGTTCTAGCACCAGGAACAGCCATCCTCCTTGGTCGGTTACTGTTGCTACATTTATCTGTAATATTCTTATTGCctgatttatattttcattactCGGTCTCGGCATTACGGAAATACAACATTTCTTCACTGATTTAAGTAAGGATATGGATTGAGAAAAACCAAAAGCTTTCAAAAATCATTTATGGATTTCAAGACTTTTATTCGTGGGTACCACTTTTCATTGTTTGAGTAATAGGAGTATTTTCGTGGGTTCCTAAATTCGttgaatttatttatctaaagaaaaaaaaaatcaggcaaAGAATTTGAAGCCATCAGAAATGATgttcttaaaaaataaattactatTGCTTTTATATTGATCTATGTGACATTGCAAACTGAGGTGTTTAGTTTTACTTATTTTGTCtttcattaaattttgcaataaaaattataaatgacgaaatttctttaaatatttaataaaataattgcttTCGGATATAGGCTATACTAAACAATTGTCTCAGTTGACGGATATTGCAAACTAAACACTTTAAATAATGCATACGTGAAATCAGAAGTGATGACACTATTTACATTTGGATAAACAGATCAACGATTATCAAAGTTGTTTATTATACCATAAACATGTCACTTAAAGAAATATTCCTTCATGAATGACAACAttcattaaattttcataaaataattgCTTTCGGATATCAGCTTTGCCTACACATTGTCGTTAAACATTAACATGATGTATACGTGAAACCAGAGGTGATAACACTAATATACATGAGATCAACAGAGGTTTTGATTGGGCCAAACACATATCACTGAAAGAAAACGGTTGTATTAAAAAGTCCTACAAATATACTttgaattgtaaaatttaaagctTTGAATTTGAACTTGAAAAAGCAAAcccaacatgattttttttccagtgaaagttttgattttattattatccGGCATATCAACACCGGATATCCGACTCTCATTGGTCACAACTATAATTTCGGTCAGAACTTAATTGTACAAAGTCGGACAATTCATGTTGCTTTAAGCATTAGATCGGTTAAATCTGCTCGAAAGTTTTATATAAAGGTCATATAGTGTGTTTGCTTGTGTTCGATGTATTTTCTAGATTAAATTGAACAACGCCCGTATCGATGTGGTCAAATCGATGAGATCTTTCCATATTTGTCTTGATTTAGACAACAGTTGTAATATTTCAATGGACACTTACATTCGTGAATAGAGCTATCCACAAAAACCACAAAAACTTGATACCCCACGAATAAAGGTACTATTACAGTAGTAATTCATGGGACCAATCATTGATTGGTATCAAAAAGTCACCAAAAATTTGAGTTCGCATATGTTTATGTTgctgtataattcaaaataataaatcaGCTATTTCCATTAAACACAATGTACCTCAGATTTGATAAATGTCCCACAAATAGCTGATCTAAGCAaatgtatcaaaaagtaaaatcacaaaaaatactgaacttagaggaaaatctaatcggaaaatttataatcacatggcaaaatcaaataacagaacacatcaaaaacgaatggacaagaactgtcatattcctgacttggtacaggcattttcaaatgcagaaaatggtggattaaacctggttttatagcgccaaccctctcactttgatgacagtctcatcaaattccgttatatataTAATGATGCGTGAACGAAACAGACATAACACATAAGTTAGTGAAAATATGGGTACAGccgtcatcatcgtttaacaattttaaatagaACAATTTAACGGAACACAAAACAACATCtgtctacaaacacattcattgattcgcgtgtctgacgtcagaaaattgtatcCGTCACATCTTTTTGTCGTTTAATGTATaaacaaacaatttgaaaatttcaaataggcaatgttagcattaTGGGTTAAAAAGTATGTAAGGatttatttcagaaatagaccaaTTTAAGaaagtccaaaagttatatagaatttataagaatccacacaTTATACATAGTAAAAGTATACAAGTGGCATCAGAAGAGACAATTGTCACCTGTATACTTCTTCATATTCACAATATTATTAGGGAACCTTTTTATTTCGGGTCATATTCTAAACtctcttcaatataaaaaaaatgtgttgtatgttACTACTGTTTAATATTTTGGTATTGCACGTGATATAGATGAAGAAATACAAAACCTACCTTTGATTATGATAGTTGAGTCCAATACATGAGGGTGGCGTAtcacacaaaaacaaaacaaacctttGATTATGATAGTTGATGCCAATACATGAGAGTAGCGTATCACACAAGAACATAACCTACCTTTGATTATGATAGTTGAGTCCAATACATAAGGGTGGCGTATCACACAAGAACAAAACCAACCTTTGATTATGATAGTTGATGCCAATACATGAGAGTAGTGTATCACACAAGAACATAACCTACCTTTGATTATGATAGTTGAGTCCGATACATGAGGGTAGCGTATCACACAAGAACATAACTTACCTTTGATTATGATAGTTGAGTCCAATACATGAGGGTAGCGTATCACACAAGAACAAAACCTACCTTTGATTATGATAGTTGATGCCAATACAAGAGAGTAGCATATCACACACAAACATAACTTACCTTTGATTATGATAGTTGAGGCCAATACATGAGGGTAACGTACCACACAAGGCAGCACACTTCAACAATGACGTGTGTTTCTTTGAAATCAAAATGTTCAGGACTGCTTTATAGTTTGATGTACATCGAGAGAAATGACCATCGTAAAGGTTATTCACAActgcaaaacatatttttttttatatatgaccaCGCCTTTAAAAATACAGCTCAATTAAGTATGAAAATCTACAAATGGCATGTTTAATGCGTTTAATCTACAAATGACATGtttgatacataaaatataatgaaaatgttACCGGAGATCGGCGAACATTAGAGTATCTCGATTACGAATTCCAATACTTTATTTACTATTTATCGGTACGTAAACGGAATTCTCTATATAGTTATTACAAGCATATATAAGTTAGCAAgaacaataattatatattattgttgatcatctcaacgaaaTTGATTTTCTCGTTTGAGCTGACAGGGCGAGAGCGAGCAAGgtaatcgagttgagatgactcATGATACTCTGTTTAACAATATTTTACCTACGACGAcgtgtcaatttcatgtcaatattATTAGCAAagccacgtgcctccttagtttcttgTGATAATTTTCCACCctaagcgagaagcatgatatgaaaaattatcacaaaacaaGATCAAAAGACAAATGCAAAAAATAGCGacaatgataattataatattaatatgGATTTTACTACAGCACTTGTTTTATcgtaaaaaattaaatcacaaaaatatcgaactccgatgTCTCTAAGCAAATAGCAAATAGCAAGATAAAAATCCAAACACACCAAAGAAGGattaacaacagtcatattcctgacttagtacatagcgtttagaattttggaatttagggttctcaatgctcttcaactttgaactggtttgactttataactattttgatctgagtgtcactgatgtcAGAGTCTTATGTAGCAAGACTCTGGCGTAAAcaagtataatcctggtacctttgataactatttgtacaGGCATGTTCTCACGTAGAAAATTGCAGATAAAACCAGaattcatagctagctaaacctctctcgtggatgacagtcgcataactttccattatattaacaacgatgtgtaAAACAAACGAACACACATATTTAGAGGATGAAATGTCAAAAAGGagtaaaacatttataacaaattatAGACACACTGTTGTTATCTGTGTTTACTGTTTTTAATTATCTAATATTTTGTAAGTCGAATTTAACATAAATTGTCCCTGTTGTTCAATGATAACCatcaattgaattaaaaaaacacaatttacaattattttctgAAGTTAATTTGGATTATGTGCATGTATCTTATAAACAATACCGCTTGCATTGAAGCGATCTCTCACGAAAAGGAAACAATATTACCTTCTAGTTGAACCTTCCATTCTCCTATTCCTCCCCATGTGATTATTCCTATGCTTTTTACTGTAAAAGGATCTGGATCAGTCCACTCAGCTATAACGTTTATACCAACGATAAGTCCCTTTCCCATCATTAGAACACCGTTGTTGGCACTGATCCAGAATTGTCGGTATTCATCACATTTACATATGTCTGGAGTGTTGAATATGACGACTTGTTGGCTACTTTGGGTTAATGAATCATCATTCCGTCTTAGAATAGCTGATTTTTGATTTTCCCAGCCAccaattataaattcataaatggGCTTCGAGGAGTTTCCATTGTCTGAATTGGACATAATGGTATTAGCATCTCCACATGCTTTTGCCTCGAATGTTAGTGTCGTTATTCCACCTAAATCAAGACCGTATTGGTTGATATCAACAACATACTGCAAAAAATCAGCGACTTGAAATAAATTCAATTTCCCGTTATTTGGTgttgtaaatgtattttcaattaccagtcctgtaaaatatatatattaaccaaTCCAGTTCTTTTCAATTAAGACAgacaaatatatgataaaaagggGGAGAAGACAAATGTACAAACGGGGCatttaaaaaccaaagaaaacagACAGCTCATTGACaagaataataaagaaaaatataaatcaattgctttaaaaaagcaattgtagggggtctttccccctgtaaaattaattgaattggggggtgtttgtttgtttgtttgtttgtttgtttcggtatggggtatatattattgttaccggagaagtttcatgtttagtttggaaagtttttcttttattttaggtacagcgcgcgcgccacatcacgtgacacgggtttataataacgaaaagatagtctttttatttctttttaggtggggacgttaaacagacaacatctatagagatggaatgtacacaatgtaatttcttttgtcattgtaggaaattgacattttgatgacagttcacaagtagtgcatgttttggatttaatttgatccggtgtaattttaaaacacatttattgattattttctgataatgtacatttttcagcacctgtttgtaacacagattagtatttcaaactcggagcggacattttattgtaggtttttactgagatttacggacctagcaagctatttttacggcattgccatttcttttctctaggaaaagctttgagagatatctgcaccaagtttttttataaacgtttagtacatgtatgccctgctgactgcaaattttgaggtcgattgtacttgtagtttccgagaacatgtggattttttttcagaagtgacgtaagaacaatattaaatttcaatttttcttgaataattgagagtttgttccttcaataaactgtcatgattaaacagtcatacagattgattgattgattgataagttggttggttggttggttggttggttaaacacgttggatagggtcaattgaaacacggaaaaagaaacaaagaagatcttggaccctatattaaacacatgagacggaaacatgattgattgatcatgatcatgattgattgattggttgattgattgattaattgattagttggttggttggttggttggttaaacacgttggatagggtcaattgaaacacggaaaaagaaacaaagaagatcttggaccctatattaaacacatgagacgggaaaatgattgattaatcatgatcatgattgattgattggttgattgattgattaattgattagttggttggttggttggttggttggttaaacacgttggatagggtcaattgaaacacggaaaaagaaacaaagaagatcttggaccctatattaaacacatgatacggaaacatgattgattgattgattgattgattgattgattgattgattgattgattgattagttggttggttggttggttggttaaacacattggatagggtcaattgaaacacggaaaaagacacaaagaagatcttggaccctatattaaacacatgagacggaaacatgattgattgattgattgattgattgattgattgattgattgattgattgattgattagttggttggttggttggttggttaaacacattggatagggtcaattgaaacacggaaaaagacacaaagaagatcttggaccctatattaaacacatgacacggaaacatgattggttgatcatgatcatgattgattgattgattgattggttggttggttggttggttggttggttggttgaaccctataagaaacacatgagacggaaacttgattgattgattgatcatgatcattattggttgattgatcatgatcatgattgattgattgattgattgattgattgattgattgattgattgattggttggttggttggttggttggttggttggtatgttggttggttggttgaaattcaaacacacataaaactgtttaaatagtgccaaaaccacataatttgatgaccttgacctttgatcttgtaaccttcgtcaaggtcattgttccacaaggtcattgcaaaagaccctatgggtcaaggaccttttgtttaagagttttgcctaaaaatggccttttaaaaaccatcgatgggagttatgtcccttacatgatggtaaaatcaatatagtcatgtaaaaaaagttgccccttgaagtaccaagcatttttcactgcttattttttttgtatctataaccgttcaagagttatagggaaatcaaagacatatgaaaatctaaaatatgaccttgacctttgaccttgacctaattttctaagttaggaatcaggggactcaaataaaaacattccagggttatacggttaacggtttatgagttaaaaaaacataccgacaaatttatttcgaaaagatagataactcctataaaatttcttcgaatcgcttcgatccaaatacgccaaaaattactgaggatgtaacgaacaattttgtgaaataaatttgtcataatctttaacggttgcgaaggagatgccataacaaggaaaacagtgtttggggagataactcctacaaagaaaagtattcgtttacgcagggtaaatttcaaaagcgcataaactgttcgatatcatatacaaaatatctaagcgacatattgcgaaacaaatgtttatcgcaagaacaaaattaggcggaagaaaaaaaaaataatcagaagaaaaacaataggtctttccacagaaaagtggaaagacctaataaacaaACAGGACACAAAACATTAAATCCAA includes:
- the LOC139504380 gene encoding C3 and PZP-like alpha-2-macroglobulin domain-containing protein 8, whose product is MASGQRLFLLTIIALNSLGLVIENTFTTPNNGKLNLFQVADFLQYVVDINQYGLDLGGITTLTFEAKACGDANTIMSNSDNGNSSKPIYEFIIGGWENQKSAILRRNDDSLTQSSQQVVIFNTPDICKCDEYRQFWISANNGVLMMGKGLIVGINVIAEWTDPDPFTVKSIGIITWGGIGEWKVQLEGNIVSFS